Genomic window (Streptomyces liliiviolaceus):
CCACGGACTTCAGGAAGCGGAAGGGGATCTCCTGCGAGGAGGCGATGGCTTCACAGGTGAGCGGACGGGAAGGTTCGCGGGCGAGCTCCAGCAGCGCCCTCATGGCGTAGTCCGCCTTCGCGGAAATATGCATGTGCACATCATGCCTGAGGAGCGGGCCGGCAGGCGGTGCTTCGGCCGCCTGTTTCCCACATTGCGGGAACATTGCCGCAGGTGAAAGCCAAAGGACACCTCTTGACATCCTTTTCGGGACCGCTCTAGCGTCGCCGCCATGAGCGAGCCGCTGACGACCCCCGGTGAGGGCTTCCACCCGCACCTCCACGACACCCCGGACCAGCCGACCGCACCTCTGCGCAGCCGTCTGCACCACATCCGCGCCGACTCCCTGGACGGCGACACCGCGCAGAGCGGCGGCATGCGCAGGTTCGCGGCCGTCAGCGGAAAGACCGTCGGCTCCGAGAAGCTGTGGATGGGCCAGACGCATGTGGCGCCCTCGACGGCCTCGTCCGACCACCACCACGGTGAGTCCGAGACCGCCATCTACGTGGTGAGCGGGCACCCGGAATTCGTCTTCATCGACGACTCGGGCCAGGGCGGATCCGAGGGCGGGGAGCCGAAGGAGGTACGCCTGCGGACCTCACCCGGCGACTACATCTTCGTACCGCCGTTCGTCCCGCACCGGGAGGAGAACCCGGACCCGGACGACGAGGCGGTGGTCGTGATCGCGCGCAGCACACAGGAGGCGATCGTGGTCAACCTCCCCCAGCTGTACGCGCTTTCGCCGGACGAGTCCTGACGCTCCGGGGGGCCCGGCGCCCGGAATGAGTCAGGTCGCGACCGGGTCGGCCGGTTGCGCACCCGCGGCCAGCAGCACGTCGATCGTCTCCGGATGGGGCCCGGTCATCGCCCACTCCAGCGGGGAACGGCCCGTGCCGTGGTCCTCGCGGAGCCCGGGATCGGCACCGTGCGCCAGCAGCGCACGGACCGTCTCGACGTGCCCCCAGCAGGCGGCCCCGCACAGGGGTGTGCCCTCCGCACCGCGCCCGCTCTCGATGTCGGGCGGAGCGCCGGCCGCCAGCAGCCGGAGAACATTGCCGGTGGCACCGTGGACCGACGCGGCGTAGAGCGGCGTGGTGCCGTCGGTGTCGGCCGTCCCGGGGTCGGCACCGGCCCGCAGGAGAGCGCCGATCCGGCTGCTGTCGCCGAAGGTCGCGGCATCGACGAGCCGTCGGGACAGCTTCTTCTGCCGCCGCCTGTTCACACCGACTCCCCCTTCACATCCGACCCCACAGCGGTCTCCCCACCCGCACGGAACTCATGAACGACCTGGATCCGACCGACGGGGATCCCGACGCTATCGGCAGCTCCGGCGGCGCGGCCAGCGGGTTTTTGAGCGGGCGCTTCGCGGACGGCCGAGGTCGGGGCCGTGTTCCGTGGTGGGTGGGGATCGGGGGACGCAAGAGGGTCCGGACCTTTAAAGGTCCGGACCCTCTTCGACAGTAGCGGGGACAGGATTTGAACCTGCGACCTCTGGGTTATGAGCCCAGCGAGCTACCGAGCTGCTCCACCCCGCGTCGACAACGCCTACCGTACGCCATCATCGAGGGCCCCGATGACCACCCACCGCGACCACGGCGCCTCCGTACGGCTCTCCCGCCGCGGATCCGGAGCGTGTGAGGGTCTGGCGCAGCTCCCGCACGAGCCGTGAATCGGCTGAGGACGCGGGTAGTCGAAGAACGCACCCGGCCATGCACGCGGGTGTGGCGGCCGCCGTCGCCTGTCTGCGACGCCGGCGGCCGCCGGCGCGAGGACTCGCGTCGTCCCCTGACGCGAGGGCCTCGCGCGGGATCGTCCTCGCGGCACTCGGGGCGCGCGGGAGTACGCCCCAACTCGAAAGGCCGGGAGGACGAGGGACCGGGGTCCGCGCAGAGCATCGCGGGATGCGGACTCCGGTTT
Coding sequences:
- a CDS encoding cupin domain-containing protein produces the protein MSEPLTTPGEGFHPHLHDTPDQPTAPLRSRLHHIRADSLDGDTAQSGGMRRFAAVSGKTVGSEKLWMGQTHVAPSTASSDHHHGESETAIYVVSGHPEFVFIDDSGQGGSEGGEPKEVRLRTSPGDYIFVPPFVPHREENPDPDDEAVVVIARSTQEAIVVNLPQLYALSPDES
- a CDS encoding ankyrin repeat domain-containing protein, with product MNRRRQKKLSRRLVDAATFGDSSRIGALLRAGADPGTADTDGTTPLYAASVHGATGNVLRLLAAGAPPDIESGRGAEGTPLCGAACWGHVETVRALLAHGADPGLREDHGTGRSPLEWAMTGPHPETIDVLLAAGAQPADPVAT